The Helianthus annuus cultivar XRQ/B chromosome 16, HanXRQr2.0-SUNRISE, whole genome shotgun sequence genome includes a window with the following:
- the LOC110919327 gene encoding uncharacterized protein LOC110919327: MRDELERTREELRRYQQRNQVQDRQEVVGDNGARVNQVNRVVMPRNEGGCSFKTFLTCNPPEFEGSTDPTESQRWIRGIQQAFDSCDCDDAHKVVYAIRMLKGKALDWWDTVSAALGQEAVNNLTWAMFIERFNEDHCTRRDRNKMIEEFLTLKKGDMTVAKFASKFVEKLKFARKVAPDEEEVVNRFLAGLPAAYRSAVRRATTLNEAIQEAKIVEDDLVLEEQEKRAREEKKVSGEKRKWDEKSGSSTRSEQTKKDTGAQRKWSWCSGCNSMHTGKCTKETQRCFRCGDKGHLGKECTSKDPLCYTYRKMGHISTDCPQKKDDGIGGGNKKKNDAPRNNGSVFQLTGKEAI, from the coding sequence ATGAGAGATGAGCTAGAAAGAACTCGGGAAGAGTTACGACGATATCAACAAAGAAATCAAGTTCAGGATCGACAAGAAGTTGTTGGGGATAATGGAGCTAGAGTCAATCAGGTTAACCGGGTAGTCATGCCTCGCAATGAAGGAGGTTGTTCATTCAAAACATTCCTAACTTGCAATCCACCTGAATTCGAAGGAAGTACAGACCCAACAGAGAGCCAAAGGTGGATTCGGGGGATACAACAGGCGTTTGATTCGTGTGACTGTGATGATGCTCACAAGGTGGTGTATGCTATACGGATGTTGAAAGGGAAAGCTTTGGATTGGTGGGACACTGTTAGTGCCGCTTTGGGGCAAGAAGCTGTTAACAACTTGACTTGGGCCATGTTTATAGAAAGGTTTAATGAAGACCATTGCACTAGGAGGGATCGAAACAAGATGATAGAAGAATTTCTGACTTTGAAAAAGGGCGACATGACTGTAGCTAAGTTCGCTAGTAAATTTGTTGAAAAACTCAAGTTTGCTCGGAAAGTTGCACCAGATGAGGAAGAAGTAGTGAATCGTTTCCTAGCGGGTCTACCTGCTGCCTATAGGTCTGCTGTGCGAAGAGCCACAACCTTAAATGAAGCTATTCAGGAAGCAAAAATAGTTGAAGATGATCTTGTGTTAGAGGAACAAGAAAAGAGAGCTCGGGAAGAAAAGAAAGTTAGTGGAGAGAAGAGAAAATGGGATGAGAAATCAGGATCTTCCACTAGATCAGAGCAAACTAAGAAAGATACGGGGGCACAAAGAAAATGGAGTTGGTGCTCAGGTTGCAACTCAATGCATACCGGGAAGTGCACAAAAGAAACTCAGAGATGTTTTCGATGTGGAGACAAAGGGCATTTAGGAAAAGAATGTACGAGCAAAGATCCATTGTGCTACACCTATAGGAAAATGGGACACATCAGTACTGATTGTCCCCAAAAGAAAGATGACGGAATTGGTGGTGGGAATAAAAAGAAGAACGATGCTCCCCGAAATAATGGAAGCGTCTTTCAATTGACCGGCAAGGAAGCAATTTAA